The stretch of DNA GGTAGAACTTCTCTGGGCTGTATGTACCCGGGCCGGGAATGGCAGAGGAATAACTGGGCCTCTTGGTCCGGCTCTGTATGGAGAAGGAGGGCTGGCGCTGGCGGTAAATGTCTGGATTGATGCTGTTGTACTTTGCCGGCCCGGGACTCATGGCGAGATCTTCAGCGGGTGCTCCAACCTTCCTCCGGCTTGAGAAGCTGTAGCTGGCGCTGGTGGGTTTATTGGGAGGCTGACAGCCCAGCAGATTAGGGAGCACATAGCTAGTAGATTAAAGGCAGGAATATTCAGAATGAGAGCAGTGTACAAAGTTCACTCACTGGCACTGTTGCATATTTAATGACAACAAAGAATTTTTGTTGGTGTCAAATGATGCTACTTGAGGGTGGTGGACATCAAGGGGCAACAAAGGGCCCCTTGTGAATACATCAATATATTCACACATTGGCAATTTAACTAGTAGTAAATGGTGCATTTGTAAGGACTATTTTCAGCTGTGGATGAATACATATTGGATGTTCATAGCCACTTATGTCAGTAGaacatttgtctgtttattaCCTGTTGGGTGCAGGTACGGGGTCCACAGAGCGGTATCTGGTTCGGGCTCCAATGGTGTACGATGGAGGTCTCTGGTGAGCGTTGACAGGCGGAGCCTTCTCTGGGCTGTAGGCCCCTGGTCCAGGGGTCTGGAAGGGATTATCTGTGAACAGGTACAGAGACTAGTTCTTGGTCTGTGATTCCTGTCCACAGGATTTGGACA from Parambassis ranga chromosome 22, fParRan2.1, whole genome shotgun sequence encodes:
- the odf3l2a gene encoding outer dense fiber protein 3-like protein 2a, which produces MEEVVKRRPIISARERGPGPGRYNLPPTVGYINHDFTKPSSPAYSFHSRMSSAMVSVDSSPGPRYHIDAKVTRFGRMETPSYSISGRGRRIVSKDNPFQTPGPGAYSPEKAPPVNAHQRPPSYTIGARTRYRSVDPVPAPNSYVLPNLLGCQPPNKPTSASYSFSSRRKVGAPAEDLAMSPGPAKYNSINPDIYRQRQPSFSIQSRTKRPSYSSAIPGPGTYSPEKFYLHLPKPPSFTLGTRHSEFVTPLVVNVAD